Proteins encoded by one window of Bacteroidia bacterium:
- a CDS encoding DEAD/DEAH box helicase, translating into MSASIGFESLKLNRQLLNAIGELGYETPTEIQQKVIPSALSGQNIIGIAQTGTGKTAAFILPLLRILNYAQGNEPRALILAPTRELVIQIGSVASLMGKYIDLRIVTIYGGKGFSDQKKKLEAGCDIVVATPAQAMELYLSGHLILKKVKHFVMDEAERLLDFGFTGQIYSLLEVLPRKRQNMLFSATFSDRVKKISDDFMEFPVFIDVVPQVKTAAKVEQYLYTVISFQTKLNLLNHLLSDKEIFNKLIIFCKSKKNANRVAEVLQANYETDGINVLHGDKTQQTRVNAINRFREEQIRILIATDVAARGIDVPGVSHVINFDVPLVYEDYIHRIGRTGRAFASGFSVTFVEPQDEWHIKKIQKLAGISIKRLNMPESVEQVQPGKEEIKLREMEIDRQKRKDNPEFKGAFHERKSKSGKKGRHAGRK; encoded by the coding sequence ATGAGTGCTTCAATCGGTTTTGAATCATTGAAACTAAACCGCCAGTTATTAAATGCAATTGGAGAATTAGGTTATGAAACGCCTACAGAAATTCAGCAAAAGGTAATTCCTTCTGCGCTTTCTGGTCAGAATATAATTGGCATAGCTCAAACCGGTACAGGCAAAACAGCTGCATTTATTCTTCCTTTACTTCGCATTCTAAATTATGCACAAGGCAATGAACCGCGAGCTCTCATCCTTGCTCCCACACGTGAGTTGGTCATTCAAATTGGGTCGGTTGCAAGTCTAATGGGCAAATATATTGACCTTAGAATTGTGACTATTTATGGCGGCAAAGGTTTTTCTGATCAAAAGAAAAAACTCGAAGCAGGTTGCGATATTGTTGTTGCCACGCCTGCACAAGCTATGGAACTTTATCTTTCGGGTCATCTGATTTTGAAAAAGGTAAAACACTTTGTAATGGACGAAGCTGAAAGACTTCTGGATTTTGGTTTTACAGGTCAGATTTACAGTTTACTTGAAGTGCTGCCACGTAAAAGGCAAAACATGCTGTTTTCTGCAACATTTTCTGACAGGGTAAAAAAAATATCAGATGACTTTATGGAGTTTCCGGTTTTTATTGATGTTGTTCCACAAGTTAAAACCGCAGCAAAAGTTGAACAGTATTTATATACCGTAATCAGTTTTCAGACAAAATTGAATCTGCTGAATCATTTGCTTTCAGACAAAGAAATTTTTAATAAATTAATAATTTTTTGCAAATCGAAAAAGAACGCTAACAGAGTTGCCGAAGTCCTGCAGGCAAACTATGAAACAGATGGAATTAATGTTTTGCATGGTGACAAAACGCAACAGACAAGAGTTAATGCAATAAACAGGTTCAGAGAAGAACAAATTAGAATACTTATAGCTACTGACGTGGCCGCAAGGGGTATTGATGTGCCTGGCGTTTCTCATGTAATCAATTTTGATGTGCCCTTAGTTTACGAAGATTACATTCACCGTATTGGACGTACCGGACGCGCATTTGCATCAGGTTTTTCGGTAACGTTTGTTGAGCCTCAAGATGAGTGGCACATAAAGAAAATTCAAAAACTTGCCGGTATTTCAATTAAACGACTGAACATGCCGGAATCTGTTGAACAGGTACAGCCCGGAAAAGAAGAAATTAAACTTCGTGAGATGGAAATTGACCGTCAGAAACGAAAAGATAATCCGGAATTTAAAGGTGCCTTTCACGAGCGAAAAAGCAAATCAGGCAAGAAAGGCAGACATGCAGGCAGGAAGTAA
- a CDS encoding TerC family protein, with amino-acid sequence MQEFFQPLMSADGLVSLLTLLFMEIVLGIDNIIFIAIICGYIPDRKEQSRARIIGLLLALVFRIGLLFTISWIARMINPLFFIGSFGVSGRDIILFAGGVFLIIKTIKEIYHKFKDAETHQTGNPGRKMTMMQAIFQIMVIDVVFSFDSIITAVGLSNQIVIMVGAVIGAMLVMIAFAPYVSDFINKYPTLKMLALAFLVVIGVILVVEALHIHFDKSYVYVALGFSLLVEMLNIRMRSLSHRKKVDQPK; translated from the coding sequence ATGCAAGAATTTTTTCAACCTCTAATGTCAGCTGATGGACTTGTCAGTTTGCTAACGCTACTTTTTATGGAGATAGTGTTAGGTATTGATAACATTATTTTTATTGCAATAATCTGCGGTTACATTCCCGATCGTAAAGAACAAAGCCGTGCAAGAATTATCGGTTTATTGTTGGCTTTAGTTTTCAGAATCGGACTATTGTTCACCATTTCCTGGATTGCAAGAATGATTAACCCTCTGTTTTTCATTGGAAGTTTTGGTGTTAGCGGGCGCGATATTATTTTATTTGCAGGAGGTGTGTTTTTAATTATTAAAACCATAAAAGAAATTTACCATAAATTTAAAGATGCCGAAACGCATCAGACCGGCAACCCGGGTCGTAAGATGACGATGATGCAGGCTATTTTTCAAATAATGGTTATAGATGTTGTGTTTTCATTCGATTCTATAATTACTGCTGTTGGTCTTTCTAATCAGATTGTAATAATGGTTGGTGCTGTAATAGGTGCTATGCTGGTGATGATTGCCTTTGCTCCTTATGTGAGTGACTTTATCAATAAATATCCAACATTAAAGATGCTTGCTTTGGCATTTTTAGTTGTCATAGGTGTTATATTAGTAGTTGAAGCCTTACATATTCACTTTGACAAGAGTTATGTTTATGTGGCATTAGGCTTTTCGTTGTTGGTAGAGATGCTCAACATCAGAATGCGTAGCCTGAGCCATCGCAAAAAGGTTGACCAGCCAAAATGA
- the rocD gene encoding ornithine--oxo-acid transaminase, whose product MNKETTIGASYFIELEERYGAHNYHPLPVVLSRGEGVFVWDTEGKQYFDFLSSYSAVNQGHCHPRIVASLVEQAGKLALTSRAFYNDKLGEYEKYVTKLFGYDKLLPMNSGAEAVETAIKLCRKWAYKNKDIARNQAKIIFCEGNFHGRTISIISASTDPTASTNYGPFTPGYVIIPYNNLAALEDALSDPNVAGFIVEPIQGEAGVVVPDDGYLSKAAELCKQNNVLFIADEIQTGLARTGKMLACEYENVKPDILILGKALSGGMLPVSAVLANDDIMLTIQPGEHGSTYGGNPLACVVAQTSLQVILDEKLAENATNLGKILRDELNKFKHEMLTTVRGKGLMNAIVIKPNKGKNAWDVCLKLAANGILAKPTHGDIIRFTPPLVMTEEQLFECIAIIKKTISEF is encoded by the coding sequence ATGAATAAGGAAACAACTATCGGAGCAAGTTATTTTATTGAACTGGAAGAGCGTTATGGCGCACATAACTATCATCCGCTACCGGTGGTGTTAAGTCGTGGCGAAGGTGTTTTTGTTTGGGATACTGAAGGCAAACAGTATTTTGATTTTTTATCGTCATACAGTGCCGTAAACCAAGGACATTGTCATCCACGTATTGTTGCTTCGTTAGTTGAGCAGGCAGGAAAGTTAGCACTTACCTCCAGAGCGTTTTATAATGACAAACTTGGAGAGTATGAAAAGTATGTGACCAAATTATTTGGCTATGATAAACTGTTGCCGATGAATTCGGGTGCAGAAGCTGTTGAAACAGCTATTAAGCTCTGCAGAAAGTGGGCCTATAAGAACAAAGATATTGCTCGCAATCAGGCAAAAATTATTTTTTGTGAAGGAAATTTTCATGGACGCACTATTTCAATAATTTCTGCCTCTACAGACCCAACAGCATCAACAAACTATGGTCCTTTTACACCCGGGTATGTCATTATTCCATATAACAATCTGGCAGCATTGGAAGATGCCCTCTCCGACCCTAACGTAGCAGGCTTTATTGTTGAGCCCATACAAGGTGAGGCAGGAGTTGTAGTTCCTGATGATGGCTACTTGTCGAAAGCAGCAGAATTGTGTAAGCAGAATAATGTTTTGTTTATTGCTGATGAAATCCAAACAGGGTTGGCTCGTACAGGGAAGATGCTTGCCTGCGAATATGAAAACGTAAAGCCAGATATTTTGATTCTTGGAAAAGCTTTGAGCGGTGGTATGCTTCCTGTGAGTGCCGTTTTAGCAAATGATGATATTATGCTTACCATACAGCCCGGTGAACATGGCTCTACCTATGGTGGAAATCCATTAGCCTGTGTTGTTGCACAAACTTCTTTGCAGGTAATTCTTGATGAAAAGCTCGCAGAGAATGCTACTAACCTTGGAAAAATTCTTCGTGATGAGTTAAATAAATTTAAACATGAAATGCTTACCACGGTGAGAGGTAAAGGATTGATGAATGCTATTGTAATAAAACCAAATAAAGGGAAAAATGCATGGGATGTTTGTTTGAAACTGGCAGCAAATGGCATTTTAGCCAAGCCCACTCATGGTGATATTATCAGATTTACACCACCATTGGTGATGACAGAAGAACAGCTTTTTGAATGTATTGCAATAATCAAGAAAACAATAAGTGAATTTTAA
- a CDS encoding DUF4199 domain-containing protein, which produces MKSFVKYGIIGSLLAFAWTLVGYVLGNETQEKLKWVSMLVMIVIVVFCFWTVINQEKKANEGFISFSRAFGLAFKTGLVLALCSFVLTYLYFNFINPEYINFAIQKAQEQMQEQGLTDEQIEMSMKMQAKFMTPAVMSVFAFISSIIVYVIVALIMGAIMKKENPNEMN; this is translated from the coding sequence ATGAAATCATTCGTCAAATATGGAATTATAGGATCTCTGCTTGCTTTTGCATGGACATTGGTCGGTTATGTTTTAGGTAACGAAACTCAGGAAAAGCTCAAATGGGTTAGTATGCTGGTGATGATTGTAATTGTAGTGTTTTGTTTTTGGACGGTCATCAATCAGGAGAAAAAAGCTAATGAAGGTTTTATTTCTTTCAGTCGGGCATTTGGTCTGGCTTTTAAAACCGGTTTGGTATTGGCTTTATGTAGTTTTGTGTTAACCTATTTGTATTTTAATTTTATAAATCCTGAATATATAAATTTTGCTATTCAAAAAGCACAAGAACAAATGCAGGAGCAAGGTTTGACGGATGAGCAAATTGAGATGTCAATGAAAATGCAGGCAAAGTTTATGACACCGGCTGTAATGTCAGTGTTTGCATTTATTAGCTCTATAATAGTTTATGTAATTGTAGCATTAATAATGGGTGCAATCATGAAAAAAGAAAACCCCAATGAGATGAATTAA
- a CDS encoding zinc dependent phospholipase C family protein: protein MKRKAFSIALLFCIISLLVYGWGFFAHKRINKIAVFTLPSQLMRFYKINIDFIEEHAVDPDKRRYAVKEEAARHYIDLDRYGESPLDSLPKNWKAAVEKYTKDTLMAHGIVPWHINIMLGRLTEAFRNKDYNKILRYSADLGHYIADAHVPLHCTQNYNGQLTNQVGIHGFWESRVPELFADNYDYFVGKAQVIEKPMDYIWEIIRQSFAAKDSVLLFEKELNAKFDTDRKYAFEQRGTNMTRVYSVDYSKQYEEMLNGMVERRMRQAIIAVGSFWLTAWTNAGQPNLDGIEKIVVSDEMKKEIEAEDQMWRTGKVLSPGGHTDDDH, encoded by the coding sequence ATGAAAAGAAAAGCTTTTTCAATTGCCTTACTTTTTTGCATCATCAGTTTGTTGGTTTACGGCTGGGGATTTTTCGCGCACAAGCGTATTAATAAAATTGCTGTCTTTACTTTACCCTCACAATTAATGCGTTTCTACAAAATTAACATTGATTTTATTGAAGAACATGCTGTTGACCCCGACAAAAGACGCTATGCTGTAAAAGAAGAGGCCGCACGTCACTACATTGACCTCGACCGTTATGGCGAATCTCCTCTCGACAGTCTTCCTAAAAACTGGAAAGCTGCAGTCGAAAAATACACCAAGGACACACTCATGGCACATGGCATAGTGCCCTGGCATATTAATATAATGCTTGGCAGACTCACCGAAGCGTTTCGGAACAAGGACTACAATAAAATTCTACGCTACTCTGCCGACCTTGGACACTACATTGCAGATGCACATGTGCCGCTACATTGCACACAAAACTACAATGGGCAACTAACCAACCAGGTGGGCATACATGGCTTTTGGGAGTCGCGTGTACCCGAACTTTTTGCCGATAATTATGATTACTTCGTAGGTAAAGCGCAGGTCATCGAAAAACCTATGGACTATATATGGGAAATTATCAGACAAAGTTTTGCTGCAAAAGATTCTGTACTGCTCTTCGAAAAGGAACTCAACGCCAAATTCGATACAGATCGTAAATATGCATTCGAACAGCGTGGTACCAACATGACGCGTGTCTATTCTGTTGATTACTCCAAACAATATGAGGAAATGCTTAATGGTATGGTTGAGCGCAGAATGCGACAAGCAATCATTGCCGTAGGCAGCTTCTGGCTCACAGCATGGACCAATGCAGGGCAGCCTAATCTTGATGGCATCGAAAAAATTGTCGTCAGCGATGAGATGAAAAAAGAAATAGAAGCCGAAGACCAAATGTGGCGCACAGGTAAGGTACTTTCACCGGGCGGTCATACCGATGATGATCATTGA
- a CDS encoding EamA family transporter gives MPFTSEKANQARKADMQAGSKVMRWVYLLVLASMWGSSFILMKRGLVSFSANQVAAIRMFISCMVMLPFIASHLKDIPKQLWLFVMATGLLGNGIPAYLFTHAETGISGSMAGMLNSLTSMFTLVVGSIFFATQFNKRHFWGVIIGFAGAASLIWLNTEDTQSTEPWKGVYVLIATVCYAFSVNILRNKLASINAITLTGAALLFAGIPSGIYLFSTDFVSRFHTEPLAWNSFFYIALLAIMSTVISTVLFNHLIRISSALYASSVTYLIPFVAVLWGLYDNETFNMFYLLALFVILTGIYLTNYQKRV, from the coding sequence GTGCCTTTCACGAGCGAAAAAGCAAATCAGGCAAGAAAGGCAGACATGCAGGCAGGAAGTAAAGTAATGCGTTGGGTTTACTTACTGGTACTTGCATCTATGTGGGGAAGTTCTTTTATTTTAATGAAACGTGGGTTGGTTAGTTTTTCTGCCAATCAGGTTGCAGCAATAAGAATGTTTATTTCATGTATGGTGATGCTGCCATTTATTGCATCACACTTAAAGGATATACCCAAACAGCTTTGGCTATTTGTAATGGCTACAGGGCTATTAGGGAATGGAATTCCGGCCTATTTGTTTACCCATGCAGAAACTGGCATCAGTGGTTCTATGGCAGGAATGTTAAACTCTTTAACTTCAATGTTTACACTTGTGGTGGGAAGTATATTTTTTGCAACGCAATTTAATAAAAGACACTTTTGGGGAGTGATTATTGGATTTGCAGGAGCAGCCTCACTGATTTGGCTCAACACTGAAGATACACAAAGTACAGAACCATGGAAAGGTGTTTATGTTCTTATCGCTACAGTTTGTTATGCTTTTAGTGTTAATATTCTCAGAAATAAATTAGCATCAATAAATGCTATTACACTTACGGGTGCAGCATTGCTTTTTGCAGGAATACCGAGTGGCATCTATCTTTTTTCGACTGATTTTGTTTCGCGTTTTCACACAGAGCCCTTGGCATGGAACAGTTTTTTTTATATTGCTTTGCTTGCAATAATGAGTACTGTAATTTCAACAGTTTTATTCAATCATTTAATCAGAATTTCTTCTGCACTTTATGCTTCTTCTGTCACTTATCTGATTCCATTTGTTGCTGTACTTTGGGGGCTTTACGACAATGAGACATTTAACATGTTTTATCTCTTAGCACTATTTGTAATTCTAACCGGCATTTACTTAACCAATTATCAGAAAAGAGTTTGA